A single region of the Streptomyces sp. AM 4-1-1 genome encodes:
- a CDS encoding radical SAM protein, which yields MISEVTGIRRIRMLYLQLLYRCNFECLHCFHGKRLQHADAFTSDEAVNLLTLMRDEYGTEAVTLLGGEPFVYRDLAQVVRYAKRDLGMQVEICTNGYRIERRLTEIAPDLDLLRVSLEGIGTTNDKIRKFGSYRSALSALEIAQQLGVRAGATMTVTSRNIDEVLSLARTLQHYGVEQLKLHCLRPVGNAADHPELLVNDATAYTRLRECLASAELGIEVILDEDLSELGAPDACLPAGGPVEIERIEADPRGALTMSCKAVGKDSHAFWYDKLADHIDHRPSATDELTLAVPDVVYGRV from the coding sequence GTGATCAGCGAAGTCACCGGGATCCGCAGGATCCGGATGCTGTACCTGCAGCTGCTCTACCGCTGCAACTTCGAATGCCTGCACTGCTTCCACGGCAAACGGCTTCAGCACGCCGACGCCTTCACCTCGGACGAGGCGGTCAACCTCCTTACGCTGATGCGCGACGAGTACGGCACCGAGGCTGTCACCCTGCTGGGCGGCGAGCCGTTCGTCTATCGGGACCTCGCCCAGGTCGTCCGGTACGCCAAGCGGGACCTGGGCATGCAGGTCGAGATCTGCACCAACGGCTACCGGATCGAGCGCCGGTTGACCGAGATCGCCCCCGACCTGGACCTGCTCCGGGTGTCGCTGGAGGGCATCGGTACGACCAACGACAAGATCCGGAAGTTCGGAAGTTACCGCAGTGCCCTGAGCGCACTCGAAATCGCCCAGCAGCTCGGCGTCCGCGCTGGCGCGACCATGACGGTCACCTCACGCAACATCGACGAGGTCCTGTCGCTCGCCCGCACACTGCAGCACTACGGGGTGGAGCAGCTGAAACTCCACTGCCTTCGGCCGGTCGGCAACGCAGCGGACCACCCCGAGCTCCTAGTCAACGACGCCACGGCCTACACCCGTCTGCGGGAGTGCCTGGCCTCGGCCGAGCTGGGCATCGAGGTGATCCTCGACGAGGACCTGTCCGAGCTCGGTGCGCCGGACGCCTGCCTCCCTGCGGGGGGCCCTGTGGAGATCGAGCGGATCGAGGCCGACCCGCGCGGCGCGCTCACTATGTCCTGCAAGGCTGTCGGCAAGGACTCGCACGCCTTCTGGTACGACAAGCTCGCCGATCACATCGACCACCGGCCGTCCGCCACCGACGAGCTCACGCTCGCGGTGCCGGACGTGGTGTACGGACGTGTCTGA
- a CDS encoding haloacid dehalogenase-like hydrolase: protein MELIVLWDIDHTLIENSGVSKEIYAAAFTALAGRAPAGPARTEGRTDRLIMRDMFERNGLAEPDWPAVEKALADAGEARLHALSQRGTALPGVREVLKEVSVRSSWVSSVLTGNIADNARVKVAAFGLDPLLDLPVGAYGADALQRPDLVAVARERARRLRGAPDGVPVVLVGDTPRDVEAALVTGSEIIAVASGVHSTEELAAAGARMVLPDLTDTGRVLGILEGLSAR, encoded by the coding sequence ATGGAGCTCATCGTCCTGTGGGACATCGACCACACCCTGATCGAGAACTCAGGGGTCAGCAAGGAGATCTACGCCGCCGCCTTCACGGCCCTGGCGGGAAGGGCGCCCGCGGGGCCGGCGCGGACGGAAGGGCGTACGGACCGGCTGATTATGCGCGACATGTTCGAGCGGAACGGCCTGGCCGAGCCGGACTGGCCAGCGGTCGAGAAGGCTCTCGCCGACGCCGGGGAGGCCCGTCTCCACGCCCTCAGCCAGCGGGGAACAGCCCTGCCCGGTGTGCGGGAAGTCCTGAAGGAGGTCTCCGTGCGCAGCAGTTGGGTGTCGTCGGTGCTCACAGGCAATATCGCGGACAACGCCCGCGTGAAGGTCGCGGCCTTCGGCCTTGATCCCCTCCTCGACCTGCCGGTTGGCGCCTACGGGGCCGATGCCCTCCAACGCCCCGACCTGGTCGCTGTCGCCCGGGAGCGGGCCCGGCGGCTGCGGGGAGCCCCGGATGGCGTGCCCGTCGTGCTCGTCGGAGACACTCCGAGGGACGTGGAGGCCGCACTCGTCACGGGTTCCGAGATCATCGCGGTCGCCTCCGGCGTCCACAGCACCGAAGAGCTGGCAGCCGCCGGTGCCCGTATGGTCCTGCCCGATCTGACGGACACCGGCCGTGTACTCGGGATTCTGGAGGGGCTCTCCGCACGCTGA
- a CDS encoding XRE family transcriptional regulator produces MNERLQSVLAQRGIPPESLAEVCEVDPKTVGRWLGGRVPHPRHRFRVAKHLRVEELFLWPAPAPTTPQQLAGSGQELVGTYQNRASVPRDTWLSLLNGAQEQISVLVFSGTFFAQSNPHVAKMLAERASSGVRVRLCFGDSKGRAAAIRGHEEGIGDTLAAKIRASLTYYRPLLSEAGCEVRLHDTTLYTSMFRYDDDLLINPHVWGQPASANPLLHLRRADTAGWFDNYAQSFEAVWATARPWTPDQEGPSPHGQD; encoded by the coding sequence GTGAACGAGCGATTGCAATCCGTGCTCGCCCAGCGCGGCATCCCACCCGAATCACTCGCCGAAGTCTGTGAGGTGGACCCCAAGACCGTCGGCCGGTGGCTCGGCGGGCGCGTTCCCCATCCTCGCCACCGCTTCCGCGTCGCCAAGCACTTACGGGTCGAGGAACTGTTCCTCTGGCCCGCACCAGCGCCGACCACGCCGCAGCAACTCGCAGGTTCAGGGCAGGAGCTGGTCGGGACCTACCAGAACCGGGCGAGCGTCCCGCGCGACACATGGCTGTCGCTGCTCAACGGCGCCCAGGAGCAGATCAGCGTCCTCGTCTTCTCCGGCACCTTCTTCGCTCAGTCCAACCCGCACGTGGCCAAGATGCTCGCCGAGCGTGCGTCGAGCGGGGTGCGAGTGCGGCTCTGCTTCGGCGACTCGAAGGGCCGGGCTGCAGCAATCCGGGGCCACGAAGAGGGAATCGGCGACACACTCGCCGCCAAGATCCGTGCCTCCCTGACCTACTACCGGCCCCTGTTGTCCGAGGCCGGATGCGAGGTGAGACTGCACGACACCACGCTCTACACCTCCATGTTCCGATACGACGATGATCTTCTGATCAACCCGCATGTCTGGGGCCAGCCGGCCAGTGCCAACCCCCTCCTCCATCTCCGCAGAGCAGACACGGCGGGCTGGTTCGACAACTACGCTCAGAGTTTCGAAGCTGTCTGGGCCACCGCACGGCCCTGGACACCAGACCAGGAGGGGCCCTCGCCACATGGGCAGGACTGA
- a CDS encoding NUDIX domain-containing protein, with the protein MGRTEYYNDPKAPKANTLIPANNLLVVDDNGAILLQRRRDTGQWALPGGAQDIGETAAQCAVRECQEETGIIAEITGFLGVYTNPNHIVAYTDGEIRQQYENTYIGRPVGGEPTINDEADGVRYVQPSDLDQYDIHPSMRQQIGDYLAGTYPYLG; encoded by the coding sequence ATGGGCAGGACTGAGTACTACAACGACCCCAAGGCCCCCAAGGCGAACACGCTCATCCCCGCCAACAACCTGCTCGTCGTCGACGACAACGGCGCCATACTCCTCCAGCGCCGCAGGGACACCGGCCAATGGGCCCTTCCCGGAGGAGCCCAGGACATCGGCGAGACCGCCGCCCAGTGCGCCGTGCGGGAATGCCAGGAAGAGACCGGAATCATCGCCGAGATCACGGGCTTCCTGGGGGTCTACACGAACCCGAACCACATCGTGGCCTACACCGACGGCGAGATCCGCCAGCAGTACGAGAACACCTACATCGGCCGCCCCGTAGGCGGCGAGCCCACCATCAACGACGAAGCCGACGGCGTCCGCTACGTCCAGCCGAGCGACCTGGACCAGTACGACATCCACCCCAGCATGCGCCAACAGATCGGCGACTACCTCGCCGGCACCTACCCCTACCTGGGCTGA
- a CDS encoding HD domain-containing protein: MDGSMMEWACGVAETEMAEPLPRRWAHSQGVAQRAEGLARVAGEDAELLASAAVLHDVGYAPRLAVTGFHPLDGARFLRDTHAADEQLVRLVANHSFAILEAEERRLRDVLEAEFPLLDNQCLVDALVYCDMTTTPDGAITSTDARLAEITGRYGSDSLVGRFIRRASPDILAAVGRVEAALAAQPR, encoded by the coding sequence ATGGACGGATCGATGATGGAGTGGGCATGCGGGGTGGCCGAGACGGAGATGGCTGAGCCCCTTCCTCGTCGTTGGGCGCACTCGCAAGGGGTCGCGCAGCGAGCAGAGGGACTGGCCAGAGTTGCAGGAGAGGACGCGGAGCTCCTGGCCTCTGCGGCCGTCCTGCACGACGTGGGCTATGCCCCGCGCCTGGCTGTCACTGGTTTCCATCCGCTGGATGGGGCTCGTTTCCTTCGTGACACCCATGCTGCGGATGAACAGCTGGTTCGGTTGGTGGCAAACCACTCGTTTGCGATATTGGAAGCGGAGGAGCGCAGGTTGCGGGATGTGCTGGAAGCTGAGTTTCCGCTGCTGGACAACCAGTGCCTCGTGGACGCACTCGTGTACTGCGATATGACGACTACGCCCGATGGTGCGATCACTTCTACCGATGCCCGGTTGGCCGAGATTACCGGCCGGTATGGGTCGGACAGCCTGGTGGGGCGGTTCATCCGTCGAGCGTCACCGGACATTCTTGCGGCCGTGGGGCGAGTGGAGGCAGCGCTGGCTGCTCAGCCCAGGTAG
- a CDS encoding DEAD/DEAH box helicase, producing MATTTTVHDVIWAIRNGVDGNRDRGTRFEELMLQYLSTDPTWTEQFTRVWMWADWPGAEHDKRDTGIDLVAQDRETGGFCAIQCKFYESKHTIQKEDIDSFFTASGKGGFTRRMVISTTEKWGVHAEAALDDQQIPVTRVGLSDIANSPVEWHMPTIGAPLEMQLKAKKTPRPHQREAIDSVFDGFTENNRGKLIMACGTGKTFTGLKIVERLQKERAAAGKGDHTTVLFLVPSIALLSQTLREWSFEAEVTLRPFAVCSDVKVGKGKPQGDDQDMATHDLALPATTDPDRLIKQMASVEAGPGLTVVFSTYQSIATIAAAQKKGLGSFDLILCDEAHRTTGVTLSGHDESAFVRVHDDAYLAADRRLYMTATPRIYNEDTKADAKNSEAVLASMDNETLFGPEFHRLGFGKAVEQGLLTDYKVLILTIDEGVVAKTLQEGLAGGAGELNIDDAAKIIGCWNAMAKRTGTFADGSGFAEGEAPMKRAVAFARSIADSQSIADRFNEVVDAYDDADDDVLHCEVDHVDGTFNTLKRNVLLDWLKQDPGQNQARILSNARCLSEGVDVPSLDAVLFLHPRNSVVDVVQSVGRVMRLAPGKNYGYIILPVAVPAGTPPEKALADNQRFKTVWQVLQALRAHDDRFNATVNQIELNKHKPDNKIGIGSIGPNDETIGGKDGSSTADSTQEAKDREAQSAQHVQDALFSISDWRDAIYARIVDKVGERHYWEDWAKDIADIARRHVTRIEAALAIPEKKAAFDEFVSELRANINPGVSETDAIDMLAQHIVTKPVFDALFKDYGFAEHNPVSKAMERMLDILDDQGLDAETKTLESFYQSVKVRAEGIDNHEGRQRVIVELYDKFFKTALPKTADALGIVYTPVEVVDFIIRSTEQAMAKHFGRSLSDEGVQIIDPFVGTGTFPVRLLQSGLIRSEDLLRKYTSEIHANEIVLLAYYIAAVNIEAAFHEIADGDYQPFEGIVLTDTFQLAEGTGKLDGMDVLEGNSERAKKQQTQGITVVVGNPPYSVGQDSQNDDNQNLKYQVLDDRIQRTYVARSTATNKNSLYDSYIRAVRWASDRIKHEGVVAFVSNGGYIDGNTADGLRKSLTEEFDTIYCYNLRGNQRTAGELSRREGGKIFGSGSRNTVAILILVKGGESVNSAENCTLYYRDIGDYLSREDKLRIIGSENLDTVKWQHLTPNADGDWINQRDERFAEFRPIGEKDKAARANAVFEVHSGGLKSGRDPWVYNFSMHSVRENVRSMIDFYNEQVTGFAEYCETRGVTDPKSTDAEKFIDFDPKKISWNRADKANVARGTKISFDERRLFRSTYRPFAKQHVVFDARLNDMVYQLGRLFPTPDDTNFGFYTVGNGSAVPFSVLMLDDVPDLHVTGAGSGGQFFPRYTYRELGKKDDLFADTEEETGLERVDNITDAALRDYQKSYNDSTITKDDVFYYTYGLLHSPEYRERFAADLRKSLPRIPKVRDFRGFTEAGRRLAELHVRYEQAEPYGGIVETPAPDTLSGTSPHEMYRVAKMKIPKKKSEQDRSTIIYNNRVTLTNIPEDAYRFQLGARSAIEWIIDRYQVKVDKASGIINDPNEWSDNPRYIIDLLKRIVTVSLETMKIVDSLPPLEILG from the coding sequence GTGGCGACGACCACGACGGTGCACGACGTTATCTGGGCGATCCGTAACGGCGTCGACGGGAATCGCGATCGTGGTACCCGCTTCGAGGAACTCATGCTCCAGTACCTCAGCACGGACCCGACATGGACCGAACAGTTCACGCGGGTATGGATGTGGGCCGACTGGCCGGGTGCCGAGCATGACAAGCGCGACACCGGCATCGACCTGGTAGCCCAGGATCGGGAGACCGGCGGCTTCTGCGCCATCCAGTGCAAGTTTTACGAGTCGAAGCACACCATCCAGAAGGAAGACATCGACTCGTTCTTCACCGCTTCCGGCAAGGGCGGCTTCACCCGCCGCATGGTCATCTCCACCACCGAGAAGTGGGGTGTCCATGCCGAAGCGGCCCTGGATGATCAGCAAATCCCTGTTACCAGGGTCGGCCTGTCCGACATCGCGAACAGCCCGGTCGAGTGGCACATGCCCACGATCGGCGCCCCGCTCGAAATGCAACTGAAGGCCAAGAAGACTCCGCGCCCACACCAACGCGAGGCAATCGACTCAGTCTTTGACGGCTTTACCGAGAACAATCGCGGCAAGCTGATCATGGCCTGCGGCACGGGAAAGACGTTCACGGGTCTGAAGATCGTCGAGCGGCTCCAGAAGGAGCGCGCCGCTGCTGGCAAGGGCGATCACACCACCGTCCTCTTCTTGGTCCCCTCCATCGCGCTGCTGTCGCAGACCCTGCGCGAGTGGTCATTCGAGGCTGAAGTCACTCTGCGCCCCTTTGCTGTCTGCTCTGACGTCAAGGTTGGCAAGGGGAAGCCTCAGGGCGATGACCAGGACATGGCCACCCACGACCTGGCTCTACCCGCCACAACTGACCCCGATCGCCTGATCAAGCAGATGGCCAGCGTCGAGGCAGGCCCGGGACTGACGGTGGTCTTCTCCACCTATCAATCGATTGCCACGATCGCCGCAGCGCAGAAGAAGGGGCTGGGCAGCTTCGACCTCATCCTGTGCGACGAAGCCCACCGCACCACTGGCGTCACGCTGTCTGGCCACGACGAGTCGGCCTTCGTCCGCGTCCACGACGACGCGTACCTCGCCGCAGACCGCCGCCTCTACATGACGGCCACCCCACGCATCTACAACGAAGACACGAAGGCCGACGCCAAAAACTCGGAAGCGGTCCTGGCGTCGATGGACAACGAAACGCTCTTCGGCCCGGAATTTCACCGGCTTGGCTTCGGCAAGGCCGTCGAACAGGGCCTGCTTACTGACTACAAGGTCCTCATCCTCACCATCGACGAAGGCGTCGTCGCCAAGACCCTCCAAGAGGGCCTCGCTGGTGGCGCGGGCGAGCTGAACATCGATGACGCAGCGAAGATCATCGGCTGCTGGAACGCCATGGCCAAGCGCACCGGCACGTTTGCCGACGGCTCCGGCTTCGCCGAAGGTGAGGCGCCAATGAAGCGGGCAGTCGCCTTCGCCCGTTCCATCGCCGATTCCCAGTCCATCGCCGATCGGTTCAACGAAGTCGTTGATGCTTATGACGATGCCGACGACGACGTACTTCACTGCGAGGTAGACCACGTAGATGGCACCTTCAACACCCTGAAGCGCAACGTCCTGCTCGACTGGCTCAAGCAGGATCCGGGCCAGAACCAGGCACGCATTCTGTCCAACGCACGCTGTCTGTCAGAGGGCGTTGACGTCCCCAGCCTGGATGCCGTCCTCTTCCTGCACCCGCGCAACTCAGTGGTCGACGTAGTCCAGTCCGTCGGCCGCGTGATGCGCCTGGCCCCCGGCAAGAACTACGGCTACATCATCCTGCCCGTCGCGGTGCCGGCTGGCACGCCGCCGGAAAAGGCTCTCGCCGATAACCAGCGCTTCAAGACTGTGTGGCAGGTACTTCAGGCCCTGCGCGCCCACGACGACCGCTTCAACGCGACCGTCAACCAAATCGAGCTGAACAAGCATAAGCCCGACAACAAAATCGGCATCGGCAGCATCGGGCCTAACGACGAGACGATCGGCGGAAAGGACGGCTCCAGCACAGCGGACAGCACGCAGGAGGCCAAGGACAGGGAAGCCCAAAGCGCCCAGCACGTCCAGGACGCACTGTTCTCTATCAGCGACTGGCGCGACGCAATCTACGCACGAATCGTCGATAAGGTCGGCGAGCGCCACTACTGGGAGGACTGGGCGAAGGACATCGCGGACATCGCCCGCCGGCATGTCACCCGCATCGAGGCCGCGCTCGCGATCCCCGAGAAGAAGGCGGCCTTCGACGAGTTCGTAAGCGAGTTGAGGGCCAACATAAACCCCGGCGTCTCCGAGACCGACGCCATCGACATGCTCGCACAGCACATCGTCACCAAGCCCGTCTTTGACGCCCTCTTCAAGGACTACGGCTTCGCCGAACATAACCCGGTCTCCAAGGCTATGGAGCGAATGCTCGACATCCTCGATGATCAGGGCCTAGACGCAGAGACAAAAACCCTTGAAAGCTTCTATCAATCGGTGAAGGTTCGCGCCGAGGGAATCGACAATCACGAGGGCCGCCAGCGAGTCATTGTCGAATTGTACGACAAATTCTTTAAGACGGCGTTGCCTAAGACGGCCGACGCCCTCGGCATCGTCTATACGCCGGTCGAGGTCGTCGACTTCATCATCCGTTCTACCGAGCAGGCCATGGCGAAGCACTTCGGCCGATCGCTCTCGGATGAAGGCGTTCAAATTATTGACCCGTTCGTCGGGACCGGCACGTTCCCCGTACGCCTCCTTCAGTCCGGGCTTATTAGATCGGAGGATCTTCTACGGAAGTACACGAGTGAGATTCACGCAAACGAAATCGTGCTCCTCGCGTACTACATTGCTGCCGTCAATATCGAGGCCGCTTTCCACGAGATTGCCGACGGCGATTACCAACCCTTCGAAGGCATCGTCCTAACAGACACCTTCCAGCTTGCCGAGGGCACAGGGAAGCTAGACGGAATGGATGTCCTGGAGGGCAATAGTGAGCGCGCGAAGAAGCAGCAAACTCAGGGCATTACTGTGGTCGTCGGAAATCCACCGTACTCAGTCGGACAGGACAGCCAGAACGACGACAACCAGAATCTAAAGTACCAGGTTTTGGACGATCGCATTCAGCGAACGTACGTCGCACGATCGACAGCAACAAATAAGAATTCACTTTACGATTCCTATATTCGCGCTGTCCGCTGGGCATCCGATCGCATCAAACATGAGGGCGTCGTCGCCTTCGTCTCCAACGGTGGCTATATCGACGGCAATACGGCGGACGGTCTACGTAAGTCACTTACCGAGGAATTCGACACAATCTACTGCTACAACCTACGGGGGAACCAGCGCACCGCCGGAGAGCTGTCTCGGAGAGAGGGCGGGAAAATCTTCGGGTCGGGCAGCCGGAACACCGTCGCCATCCTCATCTTGGTCAAGGGAGGAGAAAGTGTAAATTCAGCTGAAAATTGCACACTGTACTACCGGGATATCGGCGACTACCTCAGCCGTGAGGACAAGCTTCGCATCATTGGATCCGAGAATCTCGACACGGTAAAGTGGCAGCACCTCACTCCGAACGCAGACGGCGACTGGATTAACCAGCGTGACGAGCGGTTCGCAGAGTTTCGACCCATTGGCGAAAAGGATAAGGCTGCTCGCGCGAACGCTGTCTTCGAAGTGCACTCCGGCGGGCTAAAGAGCGGACGCGACCCTTGGGTCTACAACTTCTCCATGCACAGCGTGAGGGAAAACGTACGGTCGATGATCGACTTCTACAACGAACAGGTGACGGGATTCGCAGAATACTGCGAGACACGGGGCGTGACCGACCCTAAATCGACGGATGCCGAGAAGTTCATTGACTTCGATCCGAAAAAGATCAGCTGGAACCGCGCAGACAAAGCCAATGTCGCGAGGGGAACAAAGATTTCCTTCGATGAACGACGCCTATTCCGCTCCACCTATCGCCCATTCGCGAAGCAGCATGTCGTCTTCGACGCGCGACTGAACGATATGGTTTACCAACTCGGACGGCTGTTCCCAACCCCTGATGACACTAACTTCGGCTTCTACACTGTCGGCAACGGCTCAGCCGTGCCCTTCTCCGTCCTCATGCTCGACGATGTGCCTGATCTCCATGTAACGGGTGCAGGTAGCGGCGGTCAATTCTTCCCTCGCTATACCTACCGAGAACTCGGCAAGAAAGACGACCTCTTCGCCGACACAGAGGAAGAGACCGGACTCGAACGCGTCGACAACATCACTGACGCCGCCCTGCGGGACTACCAGAAGAGCTACAACGACTCGACCATCACCAAGGACGACGTCTTCTACTACACATACGGGCTGCTTCACTCGCCGGAATACCGCGAACGCTTCGCCGCTGACCTAAGAAAGTCACTACCCCGCATTCCCAAGGTGCGGGACTTCCGGGGATTCACTGAAGCCGGCCGGAGACTTGCCGAGCTGCACGTTCGCTACGAGCAGGCTGAGCCGTATGGGGGCATCGTCGAGACACCGGCTCCAGACACTCTGTCGGGTACCTCGCCCCACGAGATGTACCGGGTCGCCAAAATGAAGATCCCCAAAAAGAAGAGCGAACAAGACCGCTCGACGATCATCTACAACAACCGTGTCACCCTCACCAACATCCCCGAGGACGCGTACCGATTCCAACTCGGCGCCCGCTCCGCGATCGAGTGGATCATCGACCGCTACCAGGTTAAGGTCGATAAGGCGTCGGGCATTATCAACGACCCGAACGAGTGGTCCGATAACCCGCGTTACATCATCGACCTTCTCAAGCGGATCGTGACGGTCAGCTTGGAGACTATGAAGATCGTGGACTCGCTTCCGCCACTAGAAATTCTCGGGTAG